The genomic segment ccaTGTTATgtacttttataaaacaattacaacAGTCAAACGTCAACTAACTTTTCGAAATTAGCGTCAAAGTGGCGCAACCaattgcttaatgttgaaattcTATATTGttagatacagggtgttagtgacatcgtaacgaatactgaggggggtgattcagaccatgattctgatatcaagtggaattttctgtcgcaaaattcgtgatttttttttagttttttaaaattattttcatttctattcttttgagacggaaaattctacttagtatcaactcagaatcatggtccgaatcacccctcaaagttttcgttacgatgtaactaacactctgtatagtctATCCCAGCCTATTTCCAAAAATATCAAATCCAACCACAATCGATTTGTGTTTGTCTTTTTACCTTCATAAATggaaagcaataaataatggCGGCCTGACAAACGCTGACTTTATTACTTCAGGTTATCAGTTCCCGACAGAGTCGCAGTGTTACCAGAGAGCTAGCCTACACAGTGTTGGAAACGAGATTTAAGGAGTAAGTTACCTGTTTATACCTAAAATcattcatcatccccctagcattgtcccgtttttcacagggtccgctttcttaggccaggcgcgcactacgagtttttcgccgcgcggcagaaaagagcagcggcataatgtcgcactgtaatactgcgccgctgcggtggctctgccgtcaagtgcgcgcaatacaatttaaaactatttggtacagtattacagtgcgacattatgccgctgcttttttctgccgcaaGGAGAGGCAGAGGCGAGGGAGGCCCCGGGTTTAAATTCCGGCGGGGAGTTATCACAaaactagtttggttaggacattacaagctgatcacctgattgtccgaaagtaagctgATCCGTGCGCAGTCGAATTATCTGTTAGTACTTGTGACTCTGCGCAATCAGGATTACAAATGTGAGttcatatatgtatatgtcgtggccggatcttagaattgatcatttcctAATGtattcgaccatttcatgaaatggtcattcATGTCagttctaagatctggccacgacatgtatATGTTTAATGTTTCCAGACACGGTATGAACGGCAGGGAATGTATGCTGAGGAACATTTGCGAAGCCGCTGAAACTCCGCTTCACCACAACGGCCTCCTGGGTCACATCATGCACATCATATTCACGTAAGTTGATATTTTAAGAGTGCCTTTCAAGACGCTGAGTGAACACGTTTTTGTCAAGAGAAATATCTGTTTTATACCCCAGAGGGACTAAAGGTCGGGTCACTTTGTTCGCTAAAGTCTCGTTTTGTTTGTGAAGGATGGTTTAGTTATATTGCTAGCCTTTTGTCACAGGTTCGTTTTCGTGAATTTCGGTTATCACAGCAAGCACACTAACGACCTGTGTTACATACAtacgatcacgcctattttcctttGGTATAGACAGAgacctgaggagctcggtggcgcagcggtaaacgcgctcggtctgcgattgttgaagttaagcaactagcgcaaaggccggtcataggatgggtgaccacaaaaaaaaagttttcatctcgagctcctccgtgcttcggaaggcacgttaagccgttggtcccggctgcattaacagtcgttaataaccaccaatccgcactgggcccgcgtggtggtttaaggcccgatctccctatccatcgatagggaaggcccgtgccccagcagtggggacgttaatgggctggtgatgatgatgatgagacagagaccacggaattccacttattacgatcctgacacaccccCTTCGCTTCCTTCACTTTCATCAAAGACCTGTCTTTCGCGACTCATCTGGTACTTCATCGAGGGGAACGCGTGCGCTTGGCAACTCCCGTCTATAATTTTTCTGAGTATGAAGTCTATGATAACCATACCTAGATACCTAcactatttacatacttaccaaTACTGACTTTTAGTATTATCTGTTCCAGGCCATCGTCGTCTCGGGAAGAAGGTTTGGACGACGCCTATTACGAGGCCGAGGCAGACGGCCTGCGAGGCGACTGCGACAAATACATCGACGACTGCCCTTTCAGCCTCTTCGACGTCATCACAAGACTCGTCGAAATAAGACATTCCTAACGTCACAATATAACTTAAACTTAGACCAtagataaggaataataaataatacgtatagaacggcaaccctccact from the Pectinophora gossypiella chromosome 11, ilPecGoss1.1, whole genome shotgun sequence genome contains:
- the LOC126370748 gene encoding uncharacterized protein LOC126370748, whose translation is MKCFRFILSLLLVCTSSSGKASIQKRGLVFPPTSLYGTFVAIAVPIDIPDKNVFVSYNFESNYSVVTNITEIDEVIFPNLPVISSRQSRSVTRELAYTVLETRFKEHGMNGRECMLRNICEAAETPLHHNGLLGHIMHIIFTPSSSREEGLDDAYYEAEADGLRGDCDKYIDDCPFSLFDVITRLVEIRHS